Proteins encoded in a region of the Catenulispora sp. EB89 genome:
- a CDS encoding IS3 family transposase (programmed frameshift) — protein sequence MPHVKPYPADLRDRAVRLVLQTTDQYPSRDAAIKSIAAKLGIGTAQTLRNWVRQAEIDAGARPGVTTEEAARIKALERENAELRRANEILKAAAFFLRGRARPATKTLVAFIDEHRDRFGGVEPICTTLTQHGCSIDPSTYYHFKKRPPSARTIRDTELKKLIADIHADNYSVYGARKIWAALNRQGEQVARCTVERLMRELGLAGATRGRRKIRTTVPDPAADRAPDLLNRAFVAPAPNRVWVADFTYVPTHAGTVYVAFVLDTFSRRIVGWSAVTSKTTPLVLAALEMGLWQRDRTGEPRHGLIHHSDAGSQYTSFRLAAHLAVEGIAASIGSVGDAYDNALMESAIGLFKTELINRHGLWRTLTDIELATAEWTDWYNNRRLHGEIGHKPPAEYETEFYQNQPTTQLTTQH from the exons ATGCCTCATGTCAAGCCATACCCCGCCGACCTGCGGGACCGGGCAGTCCGCCTGGTTTTGCAGACGACCGACCAGTACCCGTCCCGGGATGCCGCGATCAAGTCGATCGCGGCGAAGTTGGGGATCGGGACCGCGCAGACGCTGCGCAACTGGGTCCGCCAAGCCGAGATCGACGCCGGCGCCCGCCCCGGTGTGACCACCGAGGAAGCCGCCCGGATCAAGGCGCTGGAGCGGGAGAACGCCGAGCTACGGCGGGCCAACGAGATCCTCAAAGCCGCGGCGT TCTTTCTTCGCGGCCGAGCTCGACCGGCCACTAAGACGCTCGTAGCCTTCATCGACGAGCACCGGGACCGCTTCGGCGGCGTCGAGCCGATCTGCACCACCCTCACCCAGCACGGCTGCAGCATCGACCCCTCCACCTACTACCACTTCAAGAAACGCCCGCCCTCGGCCCGGACCATCCGCGATACCGAGCTGAAGAAACTCATCGCCGATATCCACGCCGACAACTACAGCGTCTACGGCGCCCGCAAGATCTGGGCCGCACTGAACCGGCAAGGAGAGCAGGTCGCCCGCTGCACCGTGGAGCGGTTGATGCGCGAGTTGGGCCTGGCCGGAGCGACCCGCGGCCGCCGCAAAATCCGCACCACCGTGCCGGATCCGGCCGCCGACCGGGCACCGGACCTGCTCAATCGCGCCTTCGTCGCCCCGGCACCCAACCGTGTGTGGGTTGCCGACTTCACCTATGTGCCGACGCACGCCGGCACCGTCTACGTGGCCTTCGTCCTGGACACCTTCTCCCGGCGGATCGTCGGCTGGTCCGCTGTCACCAGCAAGACCACACCCCTGGTGCTCGCCGCGCTGGAGATGGGCCTGTGGCAACGCGACCGCACCGGCGAGCCGCGCCACGGACTGATCCACCACTCCGATGCCGGATCGCAATACACGAGCTTCCGGCTCGCCGCGCACCTGGCCGTCGAAGGCATCGCCGCCTCCATCGGATCAGTCGGCGACGCCTATGACAACGCGCTCATGGAATCAGCCATCGGCCTGTTCAAGACCGAACTGATCAACCGACACGGCCTCTGGCGCACCCTGACCGACATCGAACTCGCCACCGCCGAATGGACCGACTGGTACAACAACCGCCGACTCCACGGTGAGATAGGACACAAACCACCCGCAGAATACGAAACAGAGTTCTACCAAAACCAGCCAACAACCCAGCTCACAACCCAACACTAG